The genomic interval TTGTGGTGGCTCCAGTCACCGCCATCAGTAATAATCCCGCAGCCATCACACCTGAGGCGATCGCCCCAAAAAACAACAGCTGATATCGGTCATATTCCTGGCGCGTGACATGACGAGGTCGATCCAGCAGCCAGTTGTATTTCATCCGTCGTGGCTTTTGATTAGAACCCATAGGAAATGCCAAACCTAAAATAAATTAAATTAATAAAAAAGCAGGCACACCCCAACCAATATTTTCAAAATTAGAAGCAAAACACCACTGCCAGTTAACACCACCACCACACAAAACCAACGCCCTAAAAACTGATCTTGAGGGCATTCACTGGCACATCATCCCAGGACTCTACCGTACGAATATTCGCTTCCCAGCCAGCCGTTGTTTCGTCGGCAGCCAGTTTTGCTTTCCACTGTTCGTGGCAATCTTTCGCAGCTTGCTCATTACAACATGCTATACAAGCTTGGAGAATACCCATCGGGTCAATTTGCTCATTTACCCAAATTTTCATACCTTTACTCCTTCCAAGTGACTCTCATCGACGATTCGCATGGGTATTTTAACAACATCTTTTCAACGCAAGATCAACTTGATGATGGAGTGTTGCAAGATCCGAAGAATTATCAAGTACCACATCGGCAAACTTTACTTTTTCACTCAGGGGAAGCTGACTATTAATGCGGGCGATCGCCTCTGTTTCGGTTAAATGATTACGCTGTTGTAGACGCTGCATTTGTTGAGTTTGGGAGCAAGTCACGACCCAAGTTTCCGTGACAAGGTCAAACAATTTTGCTTCAATCAGCAGAGGAATCACACAAATTACCGTGGCCTCTAAATGTTGCGCGAGTTCTGTCTGAAACCGTTGCTTTACGAAAGGATGAATTTGCGCCTCTAACCACTGCTTTTCTCGCAAATCCTGAAAAATAATCTGCCCTAGGCGCTGCCGCCGCAATGTACCGTCAGTCTCTTTCACATCATCACCATAGCGCTGAAAGATCGCCGTCAAAATGGGGGAACCAATGGCAACGGCCTCCCGCGCATAAATATCGGCATCTAAAATTGGGTAATGATATTGCGCCGCTAAATAATTTGACACGGTACTTTTTCCTGTCGCAATACCGCCAGTTAAACCAATTTTTCGTTGTGTCGTGAGAGATGATGGTGGCATATGGGTCAAGGCAAGTTTAGGGGAAAGACCCAGGCAAATTCTGTCCAGCAAACTGCTCTTACGAATATTTTCACGCCAACGCAAAATATAACAGGTAAAGAGGGCTGAAAATTAGGCCGTCTATTGGTGTTGCACCACCATGACTGAACAGGGAGCATGGTGCACGACATAGCTACTTACGCTACCCATAATCACTTCGCTCAGTCCGCTCAAACCTCGCCGTCCAATGATCACGAGGTCAACGCCTGCTGTTTTGGCGATATTGCAGATTTCGTGTTTGGGTTCTCCGATTTTGTAGTCTGCTTCTACTGGAATCTGGCGATCGCTGGCTTGTTTTGCCAAGGCTTGTAACCACGCAGACATTTCCGTAATGCCCGTTTCAAAGTCCCGTTCGCGTAGGGCAATGGTATTGGCATCAAGTAGACCACCATAGGCTGCCATGGCTCCAACTTCAGGCACGGTATTGAGCTGCGGTTCAACACAGTGAAAAATATGGAGGCTCGCTTCAAATTTCTCGGCAACGGTTAACGCTTGCTCAAAAATTTGTGGTGTATCGGCAAGGTAATCTAGAGCGACAAGAATTTTGCTAATCATAATGGCGCACAGCTCCAGAGATCGACATTGAGGAGGTCAAGGATATTAGGCGATCGCCGTCGTGATTGCCACCCTAAACTTAATACTCGAAACGAGGCGAATCCAACATTAATCCTTTCCCTACCTTTAGTGTGGCATTACTACCCTTGGTAATAGAACAGTTAGACAGAAAAATTATTGATTTTATTGACCGGGCAAGATCAAAAACAACATCGATAATCTGTTCAAACCAGCCCTACTGAATTTGTAGCGTCCGCAAACGATTTAGGGCTGCAACTAACTCAAAACGCCGAAAATAAGCCAAATCTGCTTGGGGATACTCGCTGAGGATATCTAGGCCTTCGGCTTCGATATCTACCATAATTTTTTCTAGCAGTTCATGCAGTGCTAAATTTTTCTCGCCATATTTTTCTTTGCCATAAATAATACCCAAGGCGATCGCCCGTAGTTGAGACGTTTCGACGAGCTGTTCGACACCACCGAGCTGAATATCTTCCGTACCAAAACCCAAAGCATCGGTATCACGCACCTTAATTGTGACCGACCGTTTGCCCCGACTCGCATCAATACTTGCCGTGACCGGAATACGGGGCGTAATATCTCCAAAGGCCTCACCGCCCTCCAATAAACGTTCATTTTTGTGGATGGCCGCAATCTTTTTCGCCTCTGCCGTCACATCATGGGGCTGGAAATTTTCCATGGCAATCACCGTACTCGCCACATCAAAATAATCACCGCTCCCCCCCATCACCAAAACCGTGGACACACCATGGTCTTTATAGAGCTGGCGCACTTTATCGACAAACGGTGTGATGGGTTCTTTATCTTTTTGAATGAGCTGCTGCATCCGGCGATCGCGGATCATAAAATTCGTAGCAGAAGTATCTTCATCCAATAGTAGGGTGGTTGCGCCAACCTCTAAAGCTTCAATAATATTTGTCGCCTGGGAAGTACTACCACTGGCATTATTACTACAAAATTGCTGCGTCGATTGACCCTGAGGTAAATGATTAATAAACGGCGAAATATCAACACTCGCAATACTACGGCCATCCTCTGAACGCACCTTGACCGCATTTGCATCCGTAATCACCCATTCGCGGCCATCACCGGGCACATGATTATAAACGCCCAACTCCACTGCCTTGAGGAGAGTTGATTTACCGTGGTAGCCTCCCCCGACAATTAAAGTAATCCCTTTAGAAATAGCCATGCCTTTAATCGTGCCGTGGTTGGGACAATCAAAACTCACCTCTAGATCCGGTGGCGCTTCGAAGGGAACGACATTATCCGTTAAAGGACGAGCATCCACGCCACTACGGCGCGGCAAAATCGAACCATTGGCAATAAAGGAGACTAAACCGCGTTTATCGAGTTCACTACGAATCCAGTCGGCATCTTCAATGGTTTCAACGTGCTTCTGGATTGCCTCCCCATCAAGGCTGCTATATAAAAGTGATTTTTTAATAATTTGAGGCAAGTCATAACAGAGCATTTCTTCCGCCTGTCGACCCAAAATCGAACGGCCTTTGGCGGGTAACCCCACCCAAAATCGGACTTCTACATCCTGATCATCAATAAAAACAGCGGTGCGCTCAAAGACCTCTTGGGCGGGTTCAATGCCCTGAATTAAACCGCTTTTCCCTGTGCCTCGAAAACCACTATATTCTTTGGCAACCTGGGCAAACTGCCGGGACAAATAATCCCGTAGGGCAATTTCTCGGCTCAGGGTACTGTACAGATCCTCTGAAAATTTGGCGATCGCCTGGGGAATGATCACACTACATTGGGTGGGGGCAGCGAAGGGATCCCCCTGGACATAATCAATAATTAGCGTAAAGTCCTCAAACGAATATTCTCCCTTAATTTGTTTATATGCCTTGTAGCCTCGACTATCGAGCTCGAAGAGTAACGCGGAAAGTTGGGCTTGGCTTTTCATAAAAATCGTCGAATTGGCAAAATGTTATCAGGGAGAGTTGTTATGCATTGATGACAAGTTTTTACAGATTACACCTTAATGTTTAACAATCCCAAACAAAAATCAATTTTTTTGTGTTTTTACAGGATTTTTTTAGGGATTTGTGGTAATTCGCAGTTAGTGCTTTAGATAGGTTCGTAAATCTCTGTATAGGTAGAGGTGAACCCCGCAGAAACAGGTTAAATTTTGGATAAGGTTAAGCCAAAAGGGTAAAGTGCTTCAGAAAAAATCATGGGTTATTGGTTAATTAAATCGGAACCGAGTGACTATAGTTTGGCGGAATTGCAAGCTGACAAGGTCGCTATTTGGGATGGGGTACGAAATTACCAAGCGCGTAATTTTTTGCGGGAAATGCGGGTGGGCGATCGCCTTTTTTATTACCATTCCAATACCAAACCCCCCGGCATTGTTGGGCTGGCCAAAGTCACCCAGGCGAGCATCGTTGACCCAACTCAATTTGACGAAGGTCATAAATACTACGATGCGAAATCCACTCCAGAGAAGCCTCGCTGGCAAACGGTCGAGATTGCATACGATGGCACTCTCACAGAGATGATCACCTTAACTCAGCTAAAAGAAGCCTTTAGTCCCGATGAGTTTGCAGTTGTGCGTCGCGGTAACCGTCTGTCGGTAATGCCTGTCGCCGATGATATTGCTCAACGTCTTCTGGCCATGGGGTCGGTGCAGACCTAGACCGCATTTATATTAACGCCTGCGTATTAATACCCACGTATTAATGCCCATGTAGAAATTAAGTTTCGATTTGATTTTATGGTTTTTCGAAGATGCTTCATGCATCATATTGCTCAAGACTGCACGGCAAGCTAATGACTGAGTCTCCTACTACAACTGAAAAATTGAGACATATTGAGAGTTTTGATACGTTACCACAGGTTATTCGTCGCATTTTGTGCTTCGCAACGGATCAGGCTGTCTTGGATCAGTTACAGATAGTGATTAGCGCCATAGAAGGGCTAGAGGTTTACGGCTGCTTAGATTTTGCGGGGGCGATCGCCCATCTAGAGCGAGAGCATTTCGATTGTGCATTAGTGGTGGCGACACAGATAGTCGACTGGCAAAAACTACTCCAATGCCGAGCACAAACATTACCGACCATTGCCCTGACCACTGATACGGATCCCTGCCAATTTGAATATTATTTAGGATTAGGCGTTACAGATTATTTAGCAATAGAAACGCTGACAGTTCAGCAATTGCGCCACAGCTTGTTCCACGTAGTGAGATTAAAACAGCTCCAAAGAAAAAACCGAGAATTAAACCAAGCCCTCCAAAAAACCGACGAACGCTACCGTCTCACCCTAGACGTGTCGAAGGATGGTATCTGGGATTGGACGATCACCAACCAAGAAATTGAAAGTAACGACAGACTATGGGAAATGTTGGGGTTAAATGCCAGTAGTAGCCCTTTGAATTTTGAGCAATTTAAGACGCTCATCCACCCCGACGATTATCCATCGACAAAAACTGCTTTTAAAGCACATCTCTATGAGGATAAAGATTTTTCAGTAGAAGTACGCCTACGTCACAAAGATGGTGAGTACCGCGATTTTTGGATTCGAGGGCAACTACAACGGTCTAGTCTGCACCATGAACCGCGCATGTGTGGCTTAATGACCGACATTACTGAGCGCAAGCGCAACGATCGCCGTAATCGTTTTCTGTCCCAGGCCAGTAGTTTACTCAATGCCTCCTTAGATTGTCAGGCGACCCTCGAAAACTTGGCATGGCTTGCTGTTCCCCGCATTGCCGACTGGTGTATTTTAGAAATTCAAGTGGAGCAAACAGGCGATCGCCCCGTGGTAGCTAGCCATCGCGATCCGGCGCGGGAACCCCTAGTCCAGCAGTTTTTTGAAACATTAACCCAAGTATCCCCGGCTCCCACCAATCCCCAATATGCCTACCAGCTTTCCCCTGAGCAAAAACAAAATCTCAGTCATCAATACGGCTGGTCATCAGCACTCCTAGATCAACTGGAGTTGCATTCTTATATTTGGATTCCTCTACAGGTGGGTCAGCGACCACTGGGGTCTATTTTCTTTGCCTGGGAAGAATCCCATCGTTCCTGCACCAGTGAAGATTTAGCACTTTTACAGGAGTTGGCCTATAGGGCGACATGGTCTATCGAAAATGCCCGCCTCTACGACGAACGACAGGCCGTTTATCAAGATCTACAGGGGGCGATCGCCCAATTAACGACCCAGCAAAAACGCCTAACAACCCTCAAACACCTCACCACCCTAACAAATCGCCGCCTCACCAATATCCCAGAACTCCTACAGGGCATCGTCCATCAAATTTGTAAAGACGTTTCTGTTGCCCAGGTTTGTGCCATCGCGCTCCATACCCCAGAACAAGGTGACAACTTTTTTATCGTCACAGATCAACAACATCCTGAAGCCGCAAAATTTGAAGAAATGCTGCAACAGGATCAAAACTGGCTGCGACATGTCTATCAAACAGGACAACCACAACTACAGAATTTCGACCTTAAAGCACCGGCCCCCTGTTCCCTCGCAGCAGTGGCCATCGAATCAGTATCTTCCGGTCGCCTTGGTATTCTTATTGTCGGGAATTGGCAAGTTGCCCAAGCCTTTAGTACAGAAGATTGTAGCTTTCTCAGTGCCGTGGGAGAAGAAGCCGCAGTCGCCATTGACAATGCCCGTCTCATTAAAACCCTCGAACAACAAAACCAAGAACTGATCGAAACGTCCCGGGTCAAAGATTTATTCCTTGCCACTGTTTCCCATGAGCTACGCACTCCGATGAATGCGATCCTAGGCTTTTCCCAAGTGTTGCTCAATCAACGTAAATCCTTCCTCGGTGGTAGCGAACAGCAGATCCTACGACGCATTCTCAGCAATGGCCGTAGTTTAATGGCGCTGATTAACGACATCTTGGACTTTTCCCAGATGAAATTAACCGAGTTAAAGTTGATGCCGAGCACCTTTGATCTGGAGTCTTTAACAAAAGATATTGTGGACGAACTCCAGTCCCTCGCCGAGGAAAAGCAGTTGCACTTTAAGCTAACGAGCCATCTAGAAGATAGTTCTGTCACCCACGACCAAAAGCGTATTCGCCAGGTCATTGTCAATCTCGTTGCGAATGCTTTGTCCTTTACCCAGCAAGGGACAGTGGCCATTACCCTAGAAGAGCAGCTGGAGGCTAAAACCGTCACCATTACAGTGCGCGATACGGGTATCGGTATTGCTCCTGAAAATCTCGAACATATTTTTAGTGAGTTTTGGCAGGTGCAGCAGGATATGCATTTGTCAAAATCTGGTACGGGCTTAGGACTGGCTATTACTTATAAATTGGTGCAGCGTATGAAGGGGACTATTGATGTGGAAAGCGCTATTGGCAAAGGGTCTTGTTTTAAAGTGACATTACCCCGCAGTCTAAACTCTAGTCCCCCAGTAAATCTAGTTGTGTAAGTTCCTAGGGAATGGTTATGCGTCGTGGGTTGGCGATCGCCCCATGGGGTCACGAAAAAAACTCGCTTACTTTGCGAAAACAATTGTTGAGGAGAGCTTGACGATGGCCAGACGACTCGACTAAATTAAACTGCACCCAAACCAACTATCACCAAAAAATCACCCTTTACTTCATTGAAGCTCGCCACCAAACTTGAAGCCATTTTGTATATTAAAGCTCAGCCTTTGACCCTTGATGAGTTGGCGGAAGCGGCTGGGACAGAACAGGATTTAGTTGAAGATGCCCTGTTGCAGTTGATGGCAGACTATGCCCACCGTGATAGCGCCTTAGAAGTTTTGGAAACGCCCAATGGCTATTGTCTGCAGTTGCGGGAAAGCTGCCAGGCAATGGTGACTTCTCTGATTCCAGCGGAGCTCAGTACTGGTGCTCTACGTACCCTTGCGGCGATCGCCTTAAAATCTCCCATTTTGCAAACAGACTTGATTGAGTTGCGGGGCAGCACCGCCTACCAACATGTTCAAGATTTAGTAGCCCAAGGCTTTATCAAAAAAAGACGACAACAGGAAGGCCGCTCCTTTTGGCTTGAAGTCAGCCAAAAATTTTACCAGTATTTTGAAATTGACCAGCTTTCTGAAGGATTTAATTAAGATTTCAACGGCCTTGAGAGTGTACAGTACGAAAAATTAGCGTTAAAGTGGGACGTGAGAAGTAAATATTTTCGGAATAGCGAATGATTTTTAACTCTGACTTCTTTTCCTCAGATGTTGACGAACAAACGGCAAATACCTTGATGGAGTATCTGCAACAGCAGAATCAAGATGTATTAAGCCGGGTTGCCCAGTCTGCCAGTCAAGAGGTGAAAGATGTCATCGCTCACAATGTCAGAGGCTTAATAGGCGTGCTGCCTCCCGATGATTTTCAGGTGAATATCACTACAGATCGCGAAAATTTAGCAAATTTGTTGGCTTCGGCAATGATGACGGGCTATTTTCTCGGTCAGATGGAACAGCGCATGAACTTGGAATCGAGTTTATTAGACGCGGGTTCTTTGTCTGCTGATGTGGATTTTGACTAATGGCTCCATTGGGGCAGTCTAACTTCAAGGTTTACCTGAAAATTTTTTTAGTTTGAAAGAAAAATCAAGGAAGGTTGTGGTGTTCGACAAAGGGCGATCGCCACAATTTTTTTGGTGGTATTTCCGTTGCCATGGGGAAGTTGCCTGAGGAGCCCAAACTTGACAGTTAATAATGCCGCTTTATCACATAGATTGGCAAAATCTCTCTTGATCGCGGTGGTGTCGCGGAGATCCCATCCCGTTAAGATTTAGAATGAAATTCGACACACTCTGGAGAACGCAGCAATTATGGCAGCTAAACTAAAAAAAGGAACTCTTGTGCGGGTGATCAAAGAGCAATTTGTAAACAGCGTCGAAGCGAAAGCCAGTGATTCTCGTTTGCCGTCCTATTTTCTCGAAAGTAAAGGGGAAATTCTTGACCTAAATGATGAATATGCTCTTGTTCGTTTCTATACACCGACACCCAGCGTTTGGCTCCGTATTGATCAGCTCGAAGTTTTGTAACTAACGCTATTTCGGAGAAGAAAAGCTATGTCTGCGATCGCCGCCCCTTCCATTGCTTGTAAAGCGCCCCAGGTGGCGGTGATCGGTGCTGGAAAAGTGGGGAGTACCCTAGCCCAGCGGATTACCGAAAAAAACTTAGCCGATGTGGTCTTGCTCGATATTGTCGAAGGTTTGCCCCAAGGTATTGCGCTAGATCTCTACGAAGCGCAGGGGTTAGAGCGCCACGATAAAAAAATTCTGGGGACAAACGACTACGCAGATACAGTGGGTTCTGACATTGTGGTGATTACGGCGGGGCTACCGCGTAAACCGGGTATGAGTCGTGATGATTTACTTTATACGAACGCGAAAATTGTCACCCACGCGGCAAAACAGGCGATCGCCCATAGTCCCAATGCCATTGTGATTGTGGTGACTAATCCCCTCGATGTGATGACCTATCTGGCGTGGAAGGCGACAGGCTTATCCCAAAACCATGTGATGGGTATGGGAGGTGTGCTGGATTCTTCGCGGCTACGGAGCTTTATCGCCCTAGAAACTGGCGCGACCACAGGAGATATTTCGACCTTTGTTTTGGGAGGTCATGGTGATTTGATGGTTCCCATTCCCCGCTATTGCACTGTGAGCGGTGTGCCCATCACAGAATTCCTCGAACCGGAGGCGATCGCCCGACTGATGGAGCGCACCAAAAATGGTGGTGCAGAAATCGTAAAACTCCTAAAAACAGGTAGCGCTTTCTATGCCCCTGCTTCATCGGTTTGCTACATGGTTGAGTCGTTAATTCTCAATCAATCCCGTTTATTACCCGCAGCGGTTTACCTCGATGGTCAGTATGGCTTAACGGATTTGTTTTTGGGTGTTCCCTGTCGCCTCGGTTGTAGCGGTGTCGAACAGATTGTTGAAATTCAGTTGACGGAGGAAGAATTAGCCCAACTCCATCGGTCAGCAGCGGCGGTAAAAGAGGGCATAGACAAGGCGATCGCCAAAACAGATCTATAGTCGTAGTCAGTAAAATAGGTAGAGGTTTAACATCTTAAACCCTAACAAAATAAAACTTTAAAGCAGATCCAATGTCTTAATCTCGATGATTTTGACGACTCCTCATCTCAAGCTGCTCCGCTAGATAAGCCATCGCCCAAAGCTATAATAAAGCCGTTCTTCTGTCGGTATCGTCATTTGATAGCTAGACTGGGTCGGAAAATAGTAGCCGTAATAGTGATGTGCTCAGGGAGTTTGGGTCTGTGGGGAATGGAGGCGATCGCCGCCCCCATGATCTGCACTAAAAATGAAAGCGCAGCGGCAATTATGCCCCAGCTTTTAGCAGATTTACCCAGCTACAGTAACCGTGTCATCCAACGCGCCCGCAGACTAGATCGCCAAGAAGATACCTTCAGCTATATCATAGAAGCAGGTCTACCAGATTTTCGGCCACTACCCTTAAAGCAGCAGCAATTCACCTCAGCCGCCGCCGATACAACAGAGCAACTCTTCTTTACGACCCTCGATAAGCAATACATTAACGACATTCCAGTTTATTTAGAAAATCACCATTGGCTATTGGTCACCCCCTCCTCCAAGGGATGGGCTGTTGTTCATCTCTTTAGCATTGTTAACCGTAGAGAGCCGGGGACAATTCTTATTCCCCCGCGCAATACCACCCATGGCAGCGTCGGTAAAGCAATCCAGCTCTGGTTAAGGGATTACAACGCCTACTGCGCCAATTGATTAATCCCAAAGCATCATGAATAATATTGGGTGGTTCTTGCCCTAGCTGCAATACAAATTCCGCAATACAAATCCGTGTTAGACATTAAACTTATCCGCTCAAATCCCGAACTCGTTCAGGAACGTCTTAATACCCGCAAAGCTGGCGAGTATGACCTCCAGCCCATCCTCGATCTTGATGCCCAGCAACGTTCCCTCGAAGGCGATCGCAGTAAGTTACAAGCACGGAGTAACGAAATTGGTAAGGCGATCGGTCAGAAAATGAAAGGCGGCGCGGATCCTAAAAGTGCAGAAATTACGAGCCTTAAAACCGAAGGTAACGATATCAAAAAGCAATTAGCCGACCTTGAACCGAAGGAAAAAGAACTTAAAGCGCAAATTCAAGAACTCGTTTTAGCATTACCGAATTTGCCGGATGAAAGTACGCCTGTCGGTGCGAATGAAACAGAAAATGTCGAAGTGCGTCGCTGGGGTGATGAATATATTCGCAGTAATGAAGGGATTTTGCCCCACTGGGAAATCGGCGAAAAATTAGGCATTCTCGAATTTAGTCGCGCTGTAAAAGTTGCCCAGAGTCGCTTCGTGACCCTCACTGGTGCCGGTGCAGCCCTAGAGCGAGCCTTGATTAATTTCATGCTCGACACTCAAATTGAGGCAGGCTATACCGAAGTGATGCCGCCAGTTTTAGTTAATTCAGACTCCCTCACGGGCACGGGTCAACTGCCGAAATTCGCTGAAGAAAGTTTTAAATGTGCCGACGATGATCTTTGGCTAACGCCCACCGCAGAAGTGCCGGTGACGAATCTCTACCGCGACGAAATTATTGAAGCGGACAATTTACCCATTCACCACTGCGCTTATACTCCTTGTTTTCGTCGGGAGGCTGGTAGCTATGGTAAAGATACACGCGGTCTCATTCGCTTGCACCAGTTTAATAAAGTCGAACTCGTGAAGTTTGTGCATCCCGAAAAGTCTGCTGAAGAGCACCAAAAACTTGTCGAGAACGCCGAGGCAATTCTGAAAGCATTGAAGCTGCCTTACCGCGTCTTGGAACTCTGCTCTGGTGATATCGGCTTTAGCGCTGGCAAATGCTATGACCTTGAAGTGTGGCTGCCCTCTGCGGAAACCTACCGGGAAATTTCGAGCTGCTCTAATTTCTATGATTTCCAAGCGCGTCGCGCCAGTATTCGTTTTAAGGAAGCGGGTAAAAAAGGGACACAATTTGTGCACACATTGAATGGCTCTGGTTTGGCGATCGGCCGGACGATGGCGGCAATTCTTGAAAATTATCAGCAGCCTAACGGCACGGTAGAAGTACCGGAAGTATTGCGTCCTTATATGCGTCGTGATTTTCTTTAGATATAGATTTTTATCTTCTTAATTTTAGTAGGGGTTGAGCATGCTCAACCCCTACTGTTTTTGTGGGAAACAACGACATAAACTGACAGCGAACTAAACCTAGCCTGCTTCAGCTTCGCAGTATCCTTGAATTTGCGCAGTCACTTCATCGCCTTGGGTAGAAAGAGCGTCAAGTTTCGTGAAGGCATCGACGGCTTTTGATTGGAACTCTGTGGCTGCGGGAATCAGATCATCTTCTGTTTCAACGTTTTTAAGAGAGGCCATGGCTTCACTGGTTTTAGCGAGTTCTTGACCAAACTGGGTTGTGACTTCAGCGTACTGATCGCGATAGCCCGCTAGGGTTTCGTCGGGAAGATTTACAGCTTTAAGATCGGTGGACATCCCTTCGATCTTTGTGACAACTCGTCCGACGACATCCATATAGCTGCCTGCCATGGTTTTAATGCTTTCAATATCGGCTGAGTTGGCGAATTGGTTACCAAACTCTTCCATTTCTGCTTCAAACTCGGCCTGGAACTCTTCGCCTTGGTTCATGACTTCTGATAAGTCATTGCACTGCTGCACTGTCGATACGCCACAGCTCGATAGACCAAGAGTAAGAACTGCTCCCATCGATAAGGCAGCGTGACGTGGACGAAGTTTTAACATGAAATTCTCCTGAAGGTTTTCACCGAAATCTATGGTTGATCTGCTTATGGGATATTTAGATCGCTCAAAAATTTGATGAAAGTTAGTTTGTTAATTTTAGCAATGATTTTTTTGTTTTTTGGTGGGGCTTAATGCGTTGTAAAGGCGATCGCCTTTTTCCTGTTCAGGAAAATTTAGGGTTGAATGGTATTTGTTTTGCTCAGGACAAAAATACTTTGGTCACCACCCCGCCCGATGCGAAAATCTGCGTCGAGGTAGGTGAGGGTGAGGCTGGGAATGCGACCAACGGGATTACGGGCGGAGACGGTGCTTACGGGATTTTTTAAGACGAAGGGTAAGCCTAGGACTTTGGTAATAAAAATGGAGCGTTGATTAAAGTCCACATTAATTTTGCGGTCGGGAATGCCATCGTCGGGGGTGGGGGCTTTGGAGAATGTGGCGTTCACCGTAACGTAGCCTGCTAGGGCATTGGTGGCATGTTTGCAAAAGGCTTGGTTGTAAAAACCTTTTGTTGCGACATCAATCACTTGGTAAACCCGTCCTAACTGAAAGCCGAGGGGCAACGAGTTTAAAACCCGAATTTCCCGTGCGGTGGAATAAAGTAGTTCCCATGCTCCGTCCAGTAATTCAATAGAGGTTTTTAAAGGATAGGGATTGGGGTTTTCGCTTTCTAGGGCAATGATTTTTGTTTCTAGTTGCGTGGCGATCGCCGAATCTAGATTCAAATCGGTTAGAGGTGTGCCCTTAGCTAAATTTTCGTCTTGGGCAACGGTGGCGATCGCCTCAATTAAAGCTTGTTTTGTTTGGGTGGCGGTGGACATGGCGGATAATATTAAAAGGAATTTTTATTGGCTCTATCCTAACGATCGTAACCGAGGGAAACGCCACCGGGCGGAATTTTAATGGTGCTGCGAGAGCCTTCAGCTTCCATTCTGACTAGCAATTCACCTTTTTCATTAACGCCGACAATTTTGCCGAGATGTCCTTCATAAACGATGAGTTCGTCCAGATTTTTAAGGAGTTGCAAATAGTTTGGCAGGATACTCTCCATTCCTTTTTCTGTAAGTTGGGCGATCGCCTCCGAAATTCCAGCAATTACAGTTGCCGCTAAATGCTCAATGGGAAACTGCGAATCCCCATCCCAAAAATCTTGGAGATTAATACCAACATCGGGGATTTCATTACTGTAATTAATGCCAACGCCAATCACTGCCGCTGTCACTTTGCCTGCTTGGATTTTAGTTTCAGTTTTGATGCCACCTAAC from [Limnothrix rosea] IAM M-220 carries:
- a CDS encoding glycogen debranching protein, whose protein sequence is MKIWVNEQIDPMGILQACIACCNEQAAKDCHEQWKAKLAADETTAGWEANIRTVESWDDVPVNALKISF
- the coaE gene encoding dephospho-CoA kinase (Dephospho-CoA kinase (CoaE) performs the final step in coenzyme A biosynthesis.), which gives rise to MPPSSLTTQRKIGLTGGIATGKSTVSNYLAAQYHYPILDADIYAREAVAIGSPILTAIFQRYGDDVKETDGTLRRQRLGQIIFQDLREKQWLEAQIHPFVKQRFQTELAQHLEATVICVIPLLIEAKLFDLVTETWVVTCSQTQQMQRLQQRNHLTETEAIARINSQLPLSEKVKFADVVLDNSSDLATLHHQVDLALKRCC
- a CDS encoding universal stress protein, whose product is MISKILVALDYLADTPQIFEQALTVAEKFEASLHIFHCVEPQLNTVPEVGAMAAYGGLLDANTIALRERDFETGITEMSAWLQALAKQASDRQIPVEADYKIGEPKHEICNIAKTAGVDLVIIGRRGLSGLSEVIMGSVSSYVVHHAPCSVMVVQHQ
- a CDS encoding ABC-ATPase domain-containing protein produces the protein MKSQAQLSALLFELDSRGYKAYKQIKGEYSFEDFTLIIDYVQGDPFAAPTQCSVIIPQAIAKFSEDLYSTLSREIALRDYLSRQFAQVAKEYSGFRGTGKSGLIQGIEPAQEVFERTAVFIDDQDVEVRFWVGLPAKGRSILGRQAEEMLCYDLPQIIKKSLLYSSLDGEAIQKHVETIEDADWIRSELDKRGLVSFIANGSILPRRSGVDARPLTDNVVPFEAPPDLEVSFDCPNHGTIKGMAISKGITLIVGGGYHGKSTLLKAVELGVYNHVPGDGREWVITDANAVKVRSEDGRSIASVDISPFINHLPQGQSTQQFCSNNASGSTSQATNIIEALEVGATTLLLDEDTSATNFMIRDRRMQQLIQKDKEPITPFVDKVRQLYKDHGVSTVLVMGGSGDYFDVASTVIAMENFQPHDVTAEAKKIAAIHKNERLLEGGEAFGDITPRIPVTASIDASRGKRSVTIKVRDTDALGFGTEDIQLGGVEQLVETSQLRAIALGIIYGKEKYGEKNLALHELLEKIMVDIEAEGLDILSEYPQADLAYFRRFELVAALNRLRTLQIQ
- a CDS encoding EVE domain-containing protein, with protein sequence MGYWLIKSEPSDYSLAELQADKVAIWDGVRNYQARNFLREMRVGDRLFYYHSNTKPPGIVGLAKVTQASIVDPTQFDEGHKYYDAKSTPEKPRWQTVEIAYDGTLTEMITLTQLKEAFSPDEFAVVRRGNRLSVMPVADDIAQRLLAMGSVQT